The following DNA comes from Cytophagales bacterium.
CCATCTTCCAACCCAATGGATAGTTCGACCTGTAATTGTTTGGATTTAATGGCCAGGAAAAGCCAGCAGATCAACGTGTATAAGCCTCCTAGTCCAATGATGGCGCCGGCAAAAATGGCGCTGAGCCAAATGAATACATCAAGGAATGGAGCATATTGAGATTCTTCGCCGTAGTACTCGTTGCGCACGAAGAGATATAGTAGCAAGGCGGCCATAAAAAAGACCAACCCATTCCTTTTCAAAGGAATGAACTGCGTATAAAATCGAATAACAGATAAAAACTTATATCTCGTCATGCAATAGTCTGTTCTGTGCCGAGCAAAGATCAGCCAAGTTAAAACGGATTGTCTGACCGATGAAGTTAAATTAGGTTAATACCCATACTTCTCCTGCCAGCGAGCTCTCAAAAATTTTCTGAGTTCTTCCTCACGTGGGTTCTTGCCTGGGTCATAGAATTTGGTATTAGACAATTCGTCTGGCAAAAATTCCATTGCCGCGAAGTTGCCCGGATGATCGTGAGCGTACTTATACCCCTGACCATAACCAGAGTCTTTCATCAGTTTGGTTGGTGCATTTCTTATCGCCATTGGAACAGGCAAATCACCCTGTTCTTTCACCGCCTTTTGTGCAGCCCCGATGGCCATGTAGCTGGCATTACTCTTAGGTGAGCTCGCCAAATAAGTGGTGCACTGACTCAAGATGATTCGGCTTTCGGGATACCCGATCAGGTTCACCGCCTGAAAACAGCTGGTAGCCATGACCAGTGCCGTAGGATTTGCATTGCCTATGTCTTCAGAAGCAAGGATCACCAGGCGCCGGGCAATAAATTTTACATCTTCTCCGCCCTCAATCATGCGAGCCAAATAATAAACCGCTGCATTGGGATCGCTACCTCTAATGGACTTGATGAACGCACTGATGATGTCGTAGTGCATTTCTCCTTGCTTGTCATAAAGGATCGTCTTGCGCTGAGCAATATGAATCACTGTTTCGTCTTCTACGGCAATCTCAGTTCCTTCCTGGCTTTTGACCACCAACTCGAACAGATTCAATAGCTTGCGCGCATCTCCTCCGGACAGGTTGAAAAGGGCTTCTGTTTCTTTGAGTTCTACTTTCAGCCTTTTTAGCTCCTCGTCCTGGGCAAGGGCCCGATCGATGATGTCTAATAAGTCTTTTTTCTCCAGGTGATTCAAGGTGTAGACCTGGCTTCTGGAAAGCAAGGCACTGTTCACTTCGAAACTTGGGTTCTCTGTAGTGGCGCCAATAAGCGTGATCGTTCCTTTTTCAACTGCTCCCAATAGCGCATCTTGTTGGGCCTTGTTGAAACGATGAATCTCATCGATGAAGAGAATGCTTTTACTTCCTGGTCGCACTTTCGCGATGACTTCCCGGACTTCCTTCACCCCTGCACTGATCGCACTTAGGGTATGGAAGGGCAGCTTCACCTCATTGGCAATGATGTTGGCCATGGTCGTTTTCCCGGTTCCGGGAGGCCCCCACAAGATCATCGAAGGCACTCGCCCTTGTTGTATTGCCCTTCTAAGTACGCCCTTCTCCCCCACCAAATGGTCCTGACCAATGAGGTCATCCAGCGATTTTGGGCGCATGCGTTCTGCTAAGGGAGAATGATCTTGAAACATCAGGACTAAAGTAGTGATTCTGGATTAAGAAGGGTTTTGTGAGGTCGTGGAATTTTCTTCGAAAGGTCTCTAAGAATAGCAAAATCCCCCGCCTTTCAGGCACCTCCTACGCGGGCCGCCCTTTGAAAAGGGGGATTTTCGGTAGATTATTTCCGCAACACGATCAAGTTGCTCAGAAGAATTAGAGAGATACCTCCAATCGACCAGACATTCAACGCGTAACCTTCCAGCAAAACGGAGATGACCAAAGCAGTGACCGGAATGGTAATCAGTACATAAGCCGCTCGATCCGGGCCGATCTGACCGATCAAAGTAAGGTAAGCTCCAAACGCGGTGATGGAACCAAATACTGATAGGTAGAGCAATGAAAACACATATTCTGATTGCACATTGAATGTGGGGGCAATCCCCGAAAAAACAGCAATCAACGCCATTCCTAACGCGCCGTAGATCATACCAAACCCATTGGCTTGCAAGACCGGAATGCCCTTCGACTGATTGGAAGCAGAGGTGACATTACCAAGAGAGGCAAATACAACAGACAATACAAGAACAGCCACACTGTAAACTGGAATGGTTTCATAGTGAACACCCGTCAGGTCATTATAAAACAAGGCGAATGTTCCAGCCAGTCCAAGTCCGGCCCCTAAAAAGACTTTGCGGACCGTTTTCTTACCCAGGAAAATCGTTCCGAAAAAAATATTGAAAAAGATAATGGTAGAAAAAGCGACAGCCACCAATGCACTCGTCAGTTCTTCCTCCGCTTCATACACCAGCCAGTAGTTCACCCCAAACAGCAGTACACCCTGAAGGGCCATTCGAGCATGTTCTACGAGGGTAAACTTCAAATTGATTTTTCGGATCAACGCGTAAGCCAACAAGATAAGACCAGCCAGAAAAAACCGGTAGCTCACAGACCAAAGCGGATCTACCTGACCCAGTTGAAACTTGATCACGTACCACGTAGACCCCCAAATCAATGCGGGGACTACAAAAAGAACAACCTTTGAACCGCTGTATTGCGACATGATTGAATCAGGAGATTTTTTTGAATACCTTGATCAATTCTTCCAGGTGCGCATTGGTAAAATCCAGGTGCGTTACAAAACGAACGAGCCCTGGTCCAAATCCTACGGCAGCTACACCATTAGCACTGAGCTGATCCAACATCCATTTTTCAGATTTCCCTTCCAAAGCCAGGATCACAATATTGGTATCTACAGGATACACCTCTTTGACATAAGAAATTTTCGCTGCTTCATCACCGATGGTACGTGCACGGTCATGGTCTTCCTTCAACCGATCTACATGATGATCTAATGCGTAGCTACAAGCCGCTGCCAGGAAGCCCGCCTGACGCATGCCACCGCCAAATACTTTTCGGACTCTTCGCGCTTGTTTGATGTTTGATTTAGTACCCAACAAAACAGAACCTACCGGGGCTCCCAATCCTTTGGAAAAACACACGGAAATGGTATCGAAAATGTCACCAAAATCTTTCGGCGAGATGCCTGACTCGACAATGGCATTGAACAATCGTGCTCCATCGAGGTGCAGCGCCAGACCATGCTCATCGCATACTGCATGTATCTTGCGCAATTCCTCCAATGAATAGTAGCTTCCCCCGCCTTTATTCATGGTATTTTCCAGCGAAACCAATTGGGTCCGAGGAAAATGAATGTCATCAGGATTGATGCTGGTCGCAATTTGATCTGCCGTCAAACGTCCCCGATCCCCTTCCAACAATTTGGGGGATAACATCGAATTGTAAGCCAGTCCTCCTCCTTCGTACAAATAAATATGTGAGTGCTTATGGCAGACTACCTCATCCTGAGGTTGGGTCAAAATCCGCAACCCGATTTGATTGGTCATGGTCCCAGACGGACAATAAAGGGCCGCTTCCATGCCAAAAAGATCAGCCACCTTAGCCTGCAAGGCATTGACCGAAGGATCAGACTCAAAGACATCATCTCCTACTTCTGCTGAAAACATAGCCTCCTGCATCCCTTTGGTCGGCTTGGTTACTGTATCGCTTCTAAGATCAATCATCATATTCTGGTGTTAACTTCCAATCGGCATGTCCGAAAAAATTCCACTTCACTTTCGTAAGATCAACCTCCGGATCTACCGGCCTATGTTTCGGATTACCATTCAAGGACATTTTAAAATGGGCGTAAACAGCTACTTCTTTCCATCCTTTCTCTTCGTAGATCGTTTTTAGTCGTTGCGCAAATTGCCAAGTCATGTCCGGGAAAGTGGCCACTTTAGCATATTGCTTGTAAGTCAGGTATTCTCTTGGATTGACCCATTCTTGCTTGCCTGACTTTTGATCCTTAACCAGATAATTGCCTGTCCCGCTTTTTGATCGCAGCATCATTCTCCAGCTATATTTATGACCTTCTTCTGTCCAATTCACATTTCCAGGAACAAACCAGTGGCGTAATGGCAATGCCACCTGAATAACAAGATAAATCACGACCGAATAGGTGGCCCATATGGGGAAAGTGCCTGTTTTGGGGGTTACGGGTTGCTTTTTTCGGAGGAATACTTTCCTAATGGATTCTCCCGGATAAAAGAACACTGAAAACAAGATCATCAGATAAGGGAAAATCCCAATCTGAAAAACAGCCGAATTGAACAAATTAAAGAATAAGGACAGGAAAAAGCCCAATTTTCTAGTTCTGTGGTTCAGCAACAAAAAGACGATGATACCATCATAAAGGATACCCCCGTAAGCAACGAAATAGTGCATCCATTCTTTTTGCAGCAATGGGCCAATCAGGAAGTAATTGCGTTTGATATGGAACCAAATGGCGATGGGTTTGGCTTGAAGCCAATCGGGATAAACTTTGTTGATGCTGGCAAAAACATAGACGATGGCCACCTGAGCTATGAACAAAAACACGAACCCATAGGAGGCTGTTTCTTTGCGGTTCGTCCATCCCAGTTTGACATCCACGGAATAGACTTTATGTGCTGGTAAAAAGGCCATTAGCCCAGAGAGAATGATCAGCAAATAGTAGTGATTGTTGTAGCTGGATTTTTGCATGACGTAAGAGCCAAACCACAACAAACAAAACATAATGGAAGAGAGGCGATAGGCAAACCCGATCATCATGAAAAGGCCAAACAAGCCCATCAGGAAAAAATAGTAGTACATGCCATTACCATCGAAAGGCTGCAACCACTCAAACCCAATGTAAGAGAACGTAAAATCAGGCTCTATGAATACACGACGGACCCATCCTGTAAGGATAGCCCCCCAGCATTCGGCCATCAGTAAAAAACCAAAGCCTATGCGAAACACAACAATGTTGCTGTTGTCGACTTCTCTGCCAAGAAATGCTTGTAATTGTTTCATAGGACTTGTTCGCAAGACGAAATTAGTCCATGAATTGCGAATCGGGAATGATGGTTCAAGGGAAATGACCTGAGGCTTACAAAAAAATTAAAATGGAAAATTGAAGGATGGAATTGCGGCGTTTAGCTGTTTGGGTTTATAGGAAAATCCTTGAAATACTAAAAAAAGAAAAGGGCACCCCGTCG
Coding sequences within:
- a CDS encoding HTTM domain-containing protein, producing the protein MKQLQAFLGREVDNSNIVVFRIGFGFLLMAECWGAILTGWVRRVFIEPDFTFSYIGFEWLQPFDGNGMYYYFFLMGLFGLFMMIGFAYRLSSIMFCLLWFGSYVMQKSSYNNHYYLLIILSGLMAFLPAHKVYSVDVKLGWTNRKETASYGFVFLFIAQVAIVYVFASINKVYPDWLQAKPIAIWFHIKRNYFLIGPLLQKEWMHYFVAYGGILYDGIIVFLLLNHRTRKLGFFLSLFFNLFNSAVFQIGIFPYLMILFSVFFYPGESIRKVFLRKKQPVTPKTGTFPIWATYSVVIYLVIQVALPLRHWFVPGNVNWTEEGHKYSWRMMLRSKSGTGNYLVKDQKSGKQEWVNPREYLTYKQYAKVATFPDMTWQFAQRLKTIYEEKGWKEVAVYAHFKMSLNGNPKHRPVDPEVDLTKVKWNFFGHADWKLTPEYDD
- a CDS encoding GntG family PLP-dependent aldolase; the protein is MMIDLRSDTVTKPTKGMQEAMFSAEVGDDVFESDPSVNALQAKVADLFGMEAALYCPSGTMTNQIGLRILTQPQDEVVCHKHSHIYLYEGGGLAYNSMLSPKLLEGDRGRLTADQIATSINPDDIHFPRTQLVSLENTMNKGGGSYYSLEELRKIHAVCDEHGLALHLDGARLFNAIVESGISPKDFGDIFDTISVCFSKGLGAPVGSVLLGTKSNIKQARRVRKVFGGGMRQAGFLAAACSYALDHHVDRLKEDHDRARTIGDEAAKISYVKEVYPVDTNIVILALEGKSEKWMLDQLSANGVAAVGFGPGLVRFVTHLDFTNAHLEELIKVFKKIS
- a CDS encoding replication-associated recombination protein A: MFQDHSPLAERMRPKSLDDLIGQDHLVGEKGVLRRAIQQGRVPSMILWGPPGTGKTTMANIIANEVKLPFHTLSAISAGVKEVREVIAKVRPGSKSILFIDEIHRFNKAQQDALLGAVEKGTITLIGATTENPSFEVNSALLSRSQVYTLNHLEKKDLLDIIDRALAQDEELKRLKVELKETEALFNLSGGDARKLLNLFELVVKSQEGTEIAVEDETVIHIAQRKTILYDKQGEMHYDIISAFIKSIRGSDPNAAVYYLARMIEGGEDVKFIARRLVILASEDIGNANPTALVMATSCFQAVNLIGYPESRIILSQCTTYLASSPKSNASYMAIGAAQKAVKEQGDLPVPMAIRNAPTKLMKDSGYGQGYKYAHDHPGNFAAMEFLPDELSNTKFYDPGKNPREEELRKFLRARWQEKYGY
- a CDS encoding EamA family transporter; protein product: MSQYSGSKVVLFVVPALIWGSTWYVIKFQLGQVDPLWSVSYRFFLAGLILLAYALIRKINLKFTLVEHARMALQGVLLFGVNYWLVYEAEEELTSALVAVAFSTIIFFNIFFGTIFLGKKTVRKVFLGAGLGLAGTFALFYNDLTGVHYETIPVYSVAVLVLSVVFASLGNVTSASNQSKGIPVLQANGFGMIYGALGMALIAVFSGIAPTFNVQSEYVFSLLYLSVFGSITAFGAYLTLIGQIGPDRAAYVLITIPVTALVISVLLEGYALNVWSIGGISLILLSNLIVLRK